One genomic region from Molothrus aeneus isolate 106 chromosome 24, BPBGC_Maene_1.0, whole genome shotgun sequence encodes:
- the KCNC4 gene encoding potassium voltage-gated channel subfamily C member 4 isoform X1, translating into MQGSIFPARFSLGLQALPRVQLGVVRVWSLGSLHPLRTRPWKLRSCGHTWSFLGAFLVSRLRPPLPPWPSPSSSPGGRVHVVGISHPPKSMISSVCVSSYRGRKSGNKPPSKTCLKEEMGKGEESDKITINVGGTRHETYKSTLRTLPGTRLAWLADPDAQSNFDFDGKSNEFFFDRHPGIFSYVLNYYRTGKLHCPADICGPLFEEELTYWGIDETDVEPCCWMTYRQHRDAEEALDIFESPEPGGGAAGEEAEEEGGREMALQRLGMDDRPPGAAGAAGGGGCCRNWQPKMWALFEDPYSSKAARVVAFASLFFILVSITTFCLETHEAFNIDVNVTETLVVGNTTTVLLTHKVETEPILTYIEGVCVLWFTLEFLVRIICCPDKLLFIKNLLNIIDFVAILPFYLEVGLSGLSSKAARDVLGFLRVVRFVRILRIFKLTRHFVGLRVLGHTLRASTNEFLLLIIFLALGVLIFATMIYYAERIGAKTSDPTGSDHTHFKNIPIGFWWAVVTMTTLGYGDMYPKTWSGMVVGALCALAGVLTIAMPVPVIVNNFGMYYSLAMAKQKLPKKKKKHIPRPAPLDSPTYGKSEENSPRNSTQSDTCPLAVEEGVTERKRSDSKQNGEANVVLSDEEQPLSPADEEQRPMRRSSTRDKNKKSSTCFLLATGDFSCAADGGIQKGCGKSRSLSSIDGGAARRAPLASRCSSPCSLQHPCSPVPSIL; encoded by the exons ATGCAAGGCTCGATCTTTCCAGCACGCTTTTCCCTCGGGCTCCAGGCTCTCCCGCGGGTGCAGCTCGGGGTGGTTCGGGTGTGGAGCCTCGGCAGCCTCCACCCGCTCAGGACCCGGCCCTGGAAGCTGCGGAGTTGCGGTCACACTTGGAGCTTTCTTGGGGCTTTCTTGGTG tcCCGTCTCCGTCCTCCCCTCCCGCCTTGGCCGAGCCCCAGCTCCTCGCCCGGAGGAAGGGTGCACGTTGTGGGCATCTCCCATCCACCGAAATCTATGATCAGCTCGGTGTGTGTCTCCTCCTACCGTGGACGCAAGTCTGGGAACAAACCACCCTCCAAAACATGCCTGAAGGAAGAGATGGGCAAAGGGGAAGAGTCGGACAAGATCACCATCAATGTGGGCGGCACCCGGCATGAGACCTACAAGAGCACCCTGCGGACTCTGCCGGGCACCCGCCTGGCCTGGCTGGCCGACCCCGACGCCCAGAGCAACTTTGACTTTGATGGCAAAAGCAACGAGTTCTTCTTCGACCGGCACCCCGGCATCTTCTCCTACGTGCTCAACTACTACCGCACGGGGAAGCTGCACTGCCCCGCGGACATCTGCGGGCCCCTCTTCGAGGAGGAGCTCACCTACTGGGGCATCGACGAGACCGACGtggagccctgctgctggatgaCCTACAGGCAGCACCGCGACGCCGAGGAGGCCCTGGACATCTTTGAGAGTCCCGAGCCTGGCGGAGGGGCTGCCGGAGAGGAGGCTGAAGAGGAAGGGGGTAGGGAGATGGCCCTGCAGCGCCTGGGCATGGATGACAGGCCCCCAGGGGCGGCAGGGGCGGCCGGAGGGGGTGGATGCTGCAGGAACTGGCAGCCCAAGATGTGGGCGCTCTTTGAGGATCCCTACTCGTCCAAGGCGGCAAGG GTGGTTGCTTTCGCCTCGCTTTTCTTCATCCTGGTCTCCATCACAACCTTCTGCCTGGAGACACACGAGGCCTTCAACATCGACGTCAACGTGACGGAGACCCTGGTGGTGGGCAACACCACCACGGTGCTGCTGACCCACAAGGTGGAGACGGAGCCCATCCTCACCTACATCGAAGGGGTCTGCGTGCTGTGGTTCACCCTCGAGTTCCTGGTTCGCATCATCTGCTGCCCAGACAAGCTTCTCTTCATTAAAAACCTGCTCAACATCATTGACTTCGTGGCCATCTTGCCCTTCTACCTGGAGGTGGGTCTCAGTGGCCTGTCCTCCAAAGCCGCCCGGGACGTGCTGGGTTTCCTGCGGGTCGTTCGCTTCGTGCGCATCCTGCGGATCTTCAAGCTGACGCGGCACTTTGTGGGTCTGCGGGTGCTGGGCCACACTCTGCGGGCCAGCACCAACGAATTCCTGCTCCTCATCATCTTCCTCGCCTTGGGGGTCTTGATTTTCGCCACCATGATCTACTACGCCGAGCGGATCGGAGCCAAGACGTCCGACCCCACCGGCAGCGACCACACTCACTTTAAGAACATCCCCATCGGCTTCTGGTGGGCCGTGGTCACCATGACCACCCTGGGCTATGGTGACATGTACCCCAAGACCTGGTCGGGGATGGTGGTGGGCGCCCTGTGCGCGCTGGCCGGGGTGCTGACCATCGCCATGCCCGTGCCCGTCATTGTCAATAACTTTGGGATGTATTATTCCTTGGCCATGGCCAAGCAGAAGCTgccaaagaagaagaaaaagcatatACCCCGTCCAGCCCCACTGGACTCCCCCACCTACGGCAAATCCGAGGAGAATTCGCCCCGGAACAGCACCCAGAGTGACACTTGCCCACTGGCAGTAGAGGAGGGGGTGACTGAGAGGAAACGGTCAG actCCAAGCAGAACGGGGAGGCCAACGTGGTGCTGTCGGACGAGGAGCAGCCGCTGTCCCCGGCGGACGAGGAGCAGCGGCCGATGCGGCGCTCCAGCACCCGGGACAAGAACAAGAAATCCTCCACGTGCTTCCTGCTGGCCACGGGGGACTTCTCCTGTGCAGCAGATGGAGGCATCCAGAAAG GCTGTGGAAAGTCGCGGAGCCTGAGCAGCATAGACGGAGGAGCAGCGCGCCGGGCTCCGCTGGCCTCCCGCtgcagctccccctgctccctgcagcacccctgctCCCCCGTGCCCTCCATCCTCTAA
- the KCNC4 gene encoding potassium voltage-gated channel subfamily C member 4 isoform X3: protein MISSVCVSSYRGRKSGNKPPSKTCLKEEMGKGEESDKITINVGGTRHETYKSTLRTLPGTRLAWLADPDAQSNFDFDGKSNEFFFDRHPGIFSYVLNYYRTGKLHCPADICGPLFEEELTYWGIDETDVEPCCWMTYRQHRDAEEALDIFESPEPGGGAAGEEAEEEGGREMALQRLGMDDRPPGAAGAAGGGGCCRNWQPKMWALFEDPYSSKAARVVAFASLFFILVSITTFCLETHEAFNIDVNVTETLVVGNTTTVLLTHKVETEPILTYIEGVCVLWFTLEFLVRIICCPDKLLFIKNLLNIIDFVAILPFYLEVGLSGLSSKAARDVLGFLRVVRFVRILRIFKLTRHFVGLRVLGHTLRASTNEFLLLIIFLALGVLIFATMIYYAERIGAKTSDPTGSDHTHFKNIPIGFWWAVVTMTTLGYGDMYPKTWSGMVVGALCALAGVLTIAMPVPVIVNNFGMYYSLAMAKQKLPKKKKKHIPRPAPLDSPTYGKSEENSPRNSTQSDTCPLAVEEGVTERKRSDSKQNGEANVVLSDEEQPLSPADEEQRPMRRSSTRDKNKKSSTCFLLATGDFSCAADGGIQKGCGKSRSLSSIDGGAARRAPLASRCSSPCSLQHPCSPVPSIL from the exons ATGATCAGCTCGGTGTGTGTCTCCTCCTACCGTGGACGCAAGTCTGGGAACAAACCACCCTCCAAAACATGCCTGAAGGAAGAGATGGGCAAAGGGGAAGAGTCGGACAAGATCACCATCAATGTGGGCGGCACCCGGCATGAGACCTACAAGAGCACCCTGCGGACTCTGCCGGGCACCCGCCTGGCCTGGCTGGCCGACCCCGACGCCCAGAGCAACTTTGACTTTGATGGCAAAAGCAACGAGTTCTTCTTCGACCGGCACCCCGGCATCTTCTCCTACGTGCTCAACTACTACCGCACGGGGAAGCTGCACTGCCCCGCGGACATCTGCGGGCCCCTCTTCGAGGAGGAGCTCACCTACTGGGGCATCGACGAGACCGACGtggagccctgctgctggatgaCCTACAGGCAGCACCGCGACGCCGAGGAGGCCCTGGACATCTTTGAGAGTCCCGAGCCTGGCGGAGGGGCTGCCGGAGAGGAGGCTGAAGAGGAAGGGGGTAGGGAGATGGCCCTGCAGCGCCTGGGCATGGATGACAGGCCCCCAGGGGCGGCAGGGGCGGCCGGAGGGGGTGGATGCTGCAGGAACTGGCAGCCCAAGATGTGGGCGCTCTTTGAGGATCCCTACTCGTCCAAGGCGGCAAGG GTGGTTGCTTTCGCCTCGCTTTTCTTCATCCTGGTCTCCATCACAACCTTCTGCCTGGAGACACACGAGGCCTTCAACATCGACGTCAACGTGACGGAGACCCTGGTGGTGGGCAACACCACCACGGTGCTGCTGACCCACAAGGTGGAGACGGAGCCCATCCTCACCTACATCGAAGGGGTCTGCGTGCTGTGGTTCACCCTCGAGTTCCTGGTTCGCATCATCTGCTGCCCAGACAAGCTTCTCTTCATTAAAAACCTGCTCAACATCATTGACTTCGTGGCCATCTTGCCCTTCTACCTGGAGGTGGGTCTCAGTGGCCTGTCCTCCAAAGCCGCCCGGGACGTGCTGGGTTTCCTGCGGGTCGTTCGCTTCGTGCGCATCCTGCGGATCTTCAAGCTGACGCGGCACTTTGTGGGTCTGCGGGTGCTGGGCCACACTCTGCGGGCCAGCACCAACGAATTCCTGCTCCTCATCATCTTCCTCGCCTTGGGGGTCTTGATTTTCGCCACCATGATCTACTACGCCGAGCGGATCGGAGCCAAGACGTCCGACCCCACCGGCAGCGACCACACTCACTTTAAGAACATCCCCATCGGCTTCTGGTGGGCCGTGGTCACCATGACCACCCTGGGCTATGGTGACATGTACCCCAAGACCTGGTCGGGGATGGTGGTGGGCGCCCTGTGCGCGCTGGCCGGGGTGCTGACCATCGCCATGCCCGTGCCCGTCATTGTCAATAACTTTGGGATGTATTATTCCTTGGCCATGGCCAAGCAGAAGCTgccaaagaagaagaaaaagcatatACCCCGTCCAGCCCCACTGGACTCCCCCACCTACGGCAAATCCGAGGAGAATTCGCCCCGGAACAGCACCCAGAGTGACACTTGCCCACTGGCAGTAGAGGAGGGGGTGACTGAGAGGAAACGGTCAG actCCAAGCAGAACGGGGAGGCCAACGTGGTGCTGTCGGACGAGGAGCAGCCGCTGTCCCCGGCGGACGAGGAGCAGCGGCCGATGCGGCGCTCCAGCACCCGGGACAAGAACAAGAAATCCTCCACGTGCTTCCTGCTGGCCACGGGGGACTTCTCCTGTGCAGCAGATGGAGGCATCCAGAAAG GCTGTGGAAAGTCGCGGAGCCTGAGCAGCATAGACGGAGGAGCAGCGCGCCGGGCTCCGCTGGCCTCCCGCtgcagctccccctgctccctgcagcacccctgctCCCCCGTGCCCTCCATCCTCTAA
- the KCNC4 gene encoding potassium voltage-gated channel subfamily C member 4 isoform X2 — protein sequence MQGSIFPARFSLGLQALPRVQLGVVRVWSLGSLHPLRTRPWKLRSCGHTWSFLGAFLVSRLRPPLPPWPSPSSSPGGRVHVVGISHPPKSMISSVCVSSYRGRKSGNKPPSKTCLKEEMGKGEESDKITINVGGTRHETYKSTLRTLPGTRLAWLADPDAQSNFDFDGKSNEFFFDRHPGIFSYVLNYYRTGKLHCPADICGPLFEEELTYWGIDETDVEPCCWMTYRQHRDAEEALDIFESPEPGGGAAGEEAEEEGGREMALQRLGMDDRPPGAAGAAGGGGCCRNWQPKMWALFEDPYSSKAARVVAFASLFFILVSITTFCLETHEAFNIDVNVTETLVVGNTTTVLLTHKVETEPILTYIEGVCVLWFTLEFLVRIICCPDKLLFIKNLLNIIDFVAILPFYLEVGLSGLSSKAARDVLGFLRVVRFVRILRIFKLTRHFVGLRVLGHTLRASTNEFLLLIIFLALGVLIFATMIYYAERIGAKTSDPTGSDHTHFKNIPIGFWWAVVTMTTLGYGDMYPKTWSGMVVGALCALAGVLTIAMPVPVIVNNFGMYYSLAMAKQKLPKKKKKHIPRPAPLDSPTYGKSEENSPRNSTQSDTCPLAVEEGVTERKRSDSKQNGEANVVLSDEEQPLSPADEEQRPMRRSSTRDKNKKSSTCFLLATGDFSCAADGGIQKDSCQDTLASSYPQGEVVTFS from the exons ATGCAAGGCTCGATCTTTCCAGCACGCTTTTCCCTCGGGCTCCAGGCTCTCCCGCGGGTGCAGCTCGGGGTGGTTCGGGTGTGGAGCCTCGGCAGCCTCCACCCGCTCAGGACCCGGCCCTGGAAGCTGCGGAGTTGCGGTCACACTTGGAGCTTTCTTGGGGCTTTCTTGGTG tcCCGTCTCCGTCCTCCCCTCCCGCCTTGGCCGAGCCCCAGCTCCTCGCCCGGAGGAAGGGTGCACGTTGTGGGCATCTCCCATCCACCGAAATCTATGATCAGCTCGGTGTGTGTCTCCTCCTACCGTGGACGCAAGTCTGGGAACAAACCACCCTCCAAAACATGCCTGAAGGAAGAGATGGGCAAAGGGGAAGAGTCGGACAAGATCACCATCAATGTGGGCGGCACCCGGCATGAGACCTACAAGAGCACCCTGCGGACTCTGCCGGGCACCCGCCTGGCCTGGCTGGCCGACCCCGACGCCCAGAGCAACTTTGACTTTGATGGCAAAAGCAACGAGTTCTTCTTCGACCGGCACCCCGGCATCTTCTCCTACGTGCTCAACTACTACCGCACGGGGAAGCTGCACTGCCCCGCGGACATCTGCGGGCCCCTCTTCGAGGAGGAGCTCACCTACTGGGGCATCGACGAGACCGACGtggagccctgctgctggatgaCCTACAGGCAGCACCGCGACGCCGAGGAGGCCCTGGACATCTTTGAGAGTCCCGAGCCTGGCGGAGGGGCTGCCGGAGAGGAGGCTGAAGAGGAAGGGGGTAGGGAGATGGCCCTGCAGCGCCTGGGCATGGATGACAGGCCCCCAGGGGCGGCAGGGGCGGCCGGAGGGGGTGGATGCTGCAGGAACTGGCAGCCCAAGATGTGGGCGCTCTTTGAGGATCCCTACTCGTCCAAGGCGGCAAGG GTGGTTGCTTTCGCCTCGCTTTTCTTCATCCTGGTCTCCATCACAACCTTCTGCCTGGAGACACACGAGGCCTTCAACATCGACGTCAACGTGACGGAGACCCTGGTGGTGGGCAACACCACCACGGTGCTGCTGACCCACAAGGTGGAGACGGAGCCCATCCTCACCTACATCGAAGGGGTCTGCGTGCTGTGGTTCACCCTCGAGTTCCTGGTTCGCATCATCTGCTGCCCAGACAAGCTTCTCTTCATTAAAAACCTGCTCAACATCATTGACTTCGTGGCCATCTTGCCCTTCTACCTGGAGGTGGGTCTCAGTGGCCTGTCCTCCAAAGCCGCCCGGGACGTGCTGGGTTTCCTGCGGGTCGTTCGCTTCGTGCGCATCCTGCGGATCTTCAAGCTGACGCGGCACTTTGTGGGTCTGCGGGTGCTGGGCCACACTCTGCGGGCCAGCACCAACGAATTCCTGCTCCTCATCATCTTCCTCGCCTTGGGGGTCTTGATTTTCGCCACCATGATCTACTACGCCGAGCGGATCGGAGCCAAGACGTCCGACCCCACCGGCAGCGACCACACTCACTTTAAGAACATCCCCATCGGCTTCTGGTGGGCCGTGGTCACCATGACCACCCTGGGCTATGGTGACATGTACCCCAAGACCTGGTCGGGGATGGTGGTGGGCGCCCTGTGCGCGCTGGCCGGGGTGCTGACCATCGCCATGCCCGTGCCCGTCATTGTCAATAACTTTGGGATGTATTATTCCTTGGCCATGGCCAAGCAGAAGCTgccaaagaagaagaaaaagcatatACCCCGTCCAGCCCCACTGGACTCCCCCACCTACGGCAAATCCGAGGAGAATTCGCCCCGGAACAGCACCCAGAGTGACACTTGCCCACTGGCAGTAGAGGAGGGGGTGACTGAGAGGAAACGGTCAG actCCAAGCAGAACGGGGAGGCCAACGTGGTGCTGTCGGACGAGGAGCAGCCGCTGTCCCCGGCGGACGAGGAGCAGCGGCCGATGCGGCGCTCCAGCACCCGGGACAAGAACAAGAAATCCTCCACGTGCTTCCTGCTGGCCACGGGGGACTTCTCCTGTGCAGCAGATGGAGGCATCCAGAAAG